aatgaatcaaatagggataatgcataagtactcctcaacctatgtccgaaatttcaaagacacacttatactatactaaggtcctattaccccccgaaacttattttattaaatgattttctACCACTTTTCGGCCTACATGGAACTATCTTGTGGCCCAAggttggttgactttttttccaaccataaattattatatagtacACATGACATGAATCTATAAGGCCATTGAACATTACTTGAGTTAATTATACTGGATCGAATCTCTATTCGAATTTGTTAGTCAAAAGCTCAAGCCGTACTGTAGAGTTCCCTTTTTGACCCGAGTCTTTCATCTAATAAGCATTTAATAAAGGAATCTTGTGCTATGTacaaaaatttgatgaatttcttgATTGAGAATGATGATATGAATGTTGAGTCGATCTTGACTTTAGACTTTAGGAGCAGCTTCGGGAACAGATTCTGCGACGTGTTCCTTTGTGATACAAGGCTGGTTCATATTATCTGCGACGTGTTCCTTTATGATACAATGCTGGTTCATATTATCATTCTCAACACCACCCCTCAAGATGGAGGGAGGAGAAACGAGACCCAACTTGCCTAGAATCGTATGGTGTGATGGTCCAGATAAGGGCTTGGTGAGAAGATCGACAAGCTGTGATGAGGCAGGAACATAAGAAAGAGAGATAAACCAACAAGAAATTGTTGTCTAACGAAGTGACAGTCAAGTTCTAGGTGTTTCGtttgtttatgaaaaaatgGGTTCTTGGCTATGTGTATAGCTGCTTGGCTATCAGAATGAACATGAACGAGCAGTGTTGGAGGAACACCTAAATCATGAAGAAGACGATTAAGCCATGTTAGTTCAGCCACCATGCATCTCATGGAACGATATTCAGCTTCTGCAGATGATAAGGAAACAGAGTGTAGTTTCTTGGATTTCCAAGAGATAGGTGAGCTACCAAGAATAATATGATACCCACTGACGGATCGCCGTGAATCAATACAAGATCCCCAATCCGCATCACAATAAGCAAGAAGAGAAACAGAAGTTTCTGCAGTAAAGAATAAACCTTGACCAGGATGGAGTCTAAGGTAACGAACCACATGTAGAGTAGCATCAAAGTGTGGAAGACGAGGCTTTTGCATGAACTGAGATAGATGTTGGACAACATATAAGAGATCAGGTCTAGTATGAGTAAGATAATTAAGTTTACCAATTAGTCTACGATATGTAGTAGGATATGTAAGGAGTTCACCGGAACGAGCAGAAACCTTAATAGAAGGAAAGAATGGTGAAGAGGCAAGAGGTAAATGTTCACATTCGAAATCAGATAGGAGTTCGAGAGAAAAATTTCGTTGAGTGACAATCAAGCCTTGAGTTTCCCTGAATACTTCAAGACCTAAGAAGTAGTGCGAAAATTCGAAATCCTTTACCTTAAATTCAGCATCAAGGAACAATTTCAGTTGGGTGATGTTGGTAGCATAATCACATTTGATAACAATTTCATCCACATAAATGGCGATGACAGTGAGAAGACAATCTGAATGTTTCAAGAATAAAGAGTAATCATTGAGTGAGGAAATAAATCCTTTGAATAGTAAAGTAGTTGAAAATCTCACAAAAAATTGTCGAGAAGTCGACATAGACCATAGAGTGATTTTTCACAAAACATTGTCGAGAAGTCGACGTAGACCATAGAGTGATTTTTTAAGTCGACATACGTGAGAAGGACCAGGTGCATCCAGTCCTGCAGGAAATTTCATGTATACCTCTTCATTGAGGTCTCCATGAAGAAATGTATTATTGACGTCTAGTTGATAAAGAGGATAATTCTTCTTGGCATCAATGACTAAAATACAATGAAACATTGCCATCTTCACAACAGGTGAATAGGTTTCAGTAAAGTCTATCCCAGCTCTTTGAATGTCACCACGGACCACCAGTCGTGCCGTAAGTCTTTCAATACTTCCATCAGACTTATGTTTCACATTATAGACCCATTTACATGGTAGAGCCTTCTTGCCTTTAGGTAATTCAACGACATCCCAAGTTTTGTTGGCAATAAAGGCCTTGATTTCATCATCCATAGCCACCTGCCAACCCGGGTTCAAAACAGCCTGTGCATATCCAGTAGGTTCAACAATGGGGGAAAAAGAATTGACCACTTGTTGGTTAGCAGAATATAAGGCTGAAAAAGGAAAGATTTGTGGATGGATATGAGGAGAGAAACAAGAAGAAGTAAGATCTGTGAGGGAGACATTATTGCAGTAATAATCACGCAAATAACCAAGGTGTTTGTGAGTTCTAGAAGATCTTCTAGGTGAATCCATGATCACAGGAGAAGGAACGGATTGAATGGAACTGGTTGGTGAATCAGGTTCATGAGAGGGAGAACTGGGAGAGTGAATATCATTTGGAGGAGTGGTGATAATAGATTCCTGAGGTGGAGTAGGATGAGAACAAGGAGGTTCATATACTGGAAGAGAGGGAGAAGTGGAAAATATAAAAGGGCAAGAGGAACTggatttgaaaggaaaaatagattcATGAAAATGAACATCCCTTGACACGAACAACTTTTTTGTGTCCAAAGATAAGAGTTTGTATCCCTTTTGTCCAGTAGGATACCCCAAGAAAACACAAGGAACTGCTCTAGGTGAGAATTTCGATCTATTTTGAGTTAAAGTGGAATAATAACAAAGATACCCAAAAGCCTTAAGGAACCGGTACTTAGGAGGAGAACCAAACAAAACTTCATGAGGTGTTTTACCGTTGAGAACTCTAGAGGAAAACCTGTTGATTAAGAAAGTGGCAGTGAGTAAACATTCACCCCAATAGCAAATAGGAACATTAGATTGAAATAATAATGCTCTAGAGGTTTCTAAAAGGTGTCTATGTTTTCTTTACACATCTATTTTGTTGTGGAGTGGAAATACAAGATGTTTGATGTAAAATTCCCTGAGATAGAAGAAATTTAGATACAATGGTTCCCTTCCCCAATTCTAGAGCATTGTCAGATCTGATGGACTTTACTTTATTGTTAAATTGTCTTTGGACCATGAAAATAAAGTGTTTTAACATTGCAAGGCATTAGACTTGCTACCCAAAAAGATAGTTCCAAGTAGCTCTACTATAGTCATCTACTATGGTGAGAAAATACTTGAATCCATTCTAAGTTGCATTTTTATAAGATCCCCATGTGTCAATGTGAATTAACTCGAATATTGTTTTGGTTTTGATAACACTTATAGGAAAAGACAATTTAGTTTTCCTAGCTAGAGGGCAAACATCACAAACATAATTAGAATCAGGTTTAAAAGAACTAGACAATTTGTTCATTGATGAAACAGGAAGATGCCCCAACCTTAAATGCCACAAGTGAAAAACAGAATTATCCTTGCTAGATAATGAATTGCAATAGGGAAAACTATGACTAGAAAAAGAAACTTCAGCTTTCTTGGAGTGACTTGGAGACTTGATGCTGGAAGAGAACATTTGATAGAGACAATTCTTAGCTTCACCAAGAACCAGAGGCCTCTTTATTGAAGGGGGCCTGCAAAACACATTTAGTTTATGATTAACTAATGAAaaaattcaattgtatgcaCATCTTATGCATAGAGAGAAGGTTTAAATTGAATGAGGGAATATAAAGAACATCATCATTGAATAGATTAGGAAGTATACCAACAGTTCTTGAATGAGTGACTCTCACATTAAAGGGATTAGGCAAAGTAACATTGATGAATTGTGGAAGAGACTTAAGAGTATGAAACACATTAAGAATTTCATAGAAGAGTTACCAGCATAAGCAACCATTGCACTTTGGTCAACAGGGTTAGCATATGGTTGAGTGATCTTATCCTGGTTCAACAGATGAACTAGCTGATAAACCTGTTCGTGAGTCAATTGATTTCCATAAATTCCTGCAAAATTTGGAAGAGTATTGGGAAAGCAAGGCAAATCAAATGGCAGTACAACATTGCTCCTGATAGCATTTGGATCCCTCTTGCTCTTTGTGAACTTCAAATCACTGGGAAAACCAATGATTCTATAAGACTTGTCAACAGTATGTCCAACTTTCATGCAATGGGAACAAATCAAAGATGAATTACcctttttacttttatattcaGGTGTCTGAGACCTGTTCCCATGTGCAGGATATTGAGGTGGTGCATTCCCATCAGCCACCAAATAAGATGAATTGTTTCCTGCAGGGTAAGAAGAAACAAATATCTCTCTTTGTTTCTCATCTTGAATGAGAAGAGAGATGGCAACATTAAAAGAGGGTAAGGGAGAAATCATAAGGATGTCGCTTCTTACTGAAGCATAAGCCTCACTCAATCCCATAAGAAACTGAATGAGTCTTTCATCTTGTTGTGCCTTCATCATTTTCTCCTTTTCATCACAATCACAAGCGCATGAACAAATGCCCTTTGTGTTCAAGGTATCAAGTTCATCCCATAACCCCTTGATTTTGGTATAGTAAGCTGTAATGTTGAGTGATCCTTGAGAGAAATCACTCATCTCTTATTGCAGGTGAAATAACTAAGCTCCATTTGATTGCCCAAACCTGATTTCGAGATCATTCCAGAGTTCCTCAGCTGTTTTGAAGTAGAGTACACTATCAACAATATCTCTAGAGAGTGAATTCAACAACCAGCTGGTGACCATGTCATTGCACCTGTTCCATGACTGCAAATCTGGACTGCTTGGAGCAGGAATTTTGCGACCTCCATTAGTGAACCCCAACTTGTTCTTAGCTGATAGAGCAATGAGCATGAATCTTCTCCATCCTCCATACCCTTTTCCTTCAAAAATGGAGTTCACCAAGGACATTCCTGGTGAGTCAGAAGgatgaagaaaataagaactGCTTTGATCCATAATTTTGGATACAACAACAGATGGAGAACCTGACTTAGTTGTGAAATTCGTCATTGAAGATTTGGATAGTGAGGGATCttcaatgctctgataccatatagAAATTGAAAGAGTAATGAAGATGAGATGTGGGAAAATTTTCTGAGTGATTTTTTATTGAAGAAAGAACAACTATTTATGCTATAACAAAATGACAAAGATGTAAAATAATCTAAAAGACTAACAAACTCCTAACAAACTTTATACACctataaaatttctaaaagaaACATCTAATAAGTATCGAATTAAGGAATCTTGTGCTATGTACAAAAAATGTGATGTATTTCTCGATTGagaaatgatgatatgaatgtTGAGTCGATTTTGACTTTAGACTTTAGGAGAAGCTTCAGAAACAGATTCTGCGACGTGTTCTTTTGTGATACAAGGTTGGTTCATATTATCTGGGACGCGTTCCTTTGTGATACAATACTGGTTCATATTATCATtcttaacatattaaattaaattaaaataaataaattaaaacgaaagaAATAACACTCTTGCTAGATAAGTTTGATACGTTTACTTGGTTTGGTTTAGAGTATTAACAAATATCGCGTGTGGGCTGATTTATGCCATTGGTCAAATTATCTCTTGTTCATCacttttacaaatgttttttaatgttaaagaatattttatataattaattaattgattcgGAACTTTTAGGGAAAAGAGAACTagaaaggaagaaaataaaactTCTTCCTCTATGAGATTTTATTAGCTTGAATTATGAGTATTATTTTACTGTTTAATCACGCAACAAgcatatattttaaagaaaaatagagagcTTATAGTTGAAGGGAAGGGAATTAGGATCCTGTTTCAATACTTTCTTTAATTTAATGTATGTGatattaatttaatgatataaaatttaagaaaataattttttttaaaaacttatagtttaaaataaatcacattaaatatttgtgttgttttatttaaaatttaattattattattaaatattaaaaaataaatattattgctTAGACtacttaaaaattaaagtaagtTATATTAATTGAGATAGATGGAAGTACCATATTCTATCtttcctttaaatttttttttcctacctaaatatacaatttattttaccatatttttaaaaattttctaccatttgaaaaaataacaaaaattttctattttcttctatTCTCGAATATATCACTCTACGTGATGTATCAGTTGGGTACATCATTTTATGTGATGTATCAAAATATAGATGATATATCGAAATGTTGAGTGATGTATTCGAAATTAAGATGCGATGTATTGAAACATTGAGAGTTATATCCAAAACCAAACACAATATATTAGAACATTTATAAATACATCTagatttcatcaaaaaatattaaaaaattataatttgaaaaaaaaaagagaaataagatataattagtattttaagtgtcaaacttgtataaaattccCCCTTAAAAAGTTCACCTCCGGCTCTTTTTCCCTTGGACTTTTTCGTTTGCTTTTGATTACTTTCACttttcaatttccttttttCCTCAAGAATCCTAGGCAGAATGATAACGAAAAAGGTATCCTAGGGAACAAGAAAATATGCCTCATCTCTAATTTTGACTTAATTGTAATTTGTGGTCACATAGTTTTTTCTCaggtcaattatttttaataattttgtataaattttttataatatttttttgttttaattctttatgaagattttatgtttattgacttattatgttgtttaaactcttcgatatatatatatatatatatatatttctatttttattatataaaagattGAAGTGGTAGGACGATCAagggtaaaaatataattttattttaacaaaaatatattaagagaGATAGtgaataattctagaaacatctttcataGTGAATAGTGATTAagggtaaaaatataatttcacaaaaattaattagttttataaacatctttagttattgttactaccattaacttattttgttattaaatcactttcttttcttttgtgagttattgttatatctatttattactcgttattctattttattattacttcaatataattgttaatatttttttattcattatgcTCATATAAAAATGCCTACTTCTAATATAAATTagttatgaattaattatttcaccTTTATTTTGGATCTAATTAAtgtacttgaaaataaataagtatgataaaattaataatatatattagattgaattaaataaaaaatattaaaaagtaactttacaaataaaaatgaatggaATGATATATTTGCATTTAAGACAACCacgaataaaaatgtaattttattcgaacaaaaatctattaagagagatagaaagaaaaataagtaattctagaaacatctttctatatatgaagtgaatgatgatcaaaagaataataatgtaaatttaTTCGAACAAAAATCCATTAAGAGAGATAGAAAGAAAAACaagtaattctagaaacatctttctatatatgaagtgaatgatgatcaagGGTAAAAATGTAACTTGAGTCAAataaaaatctaccaagaatgataacaagaaaactagaacgttctagaaacatctttagttattgttattactattaactcattttgttgttgcttcactttatttttatgagttattaaTAAAGATAGcaagagaaataaataattctagaaacatctctTTGTATATGAAAGTGAATGGTGATCGAGGGTAAAAGTGTAATTTCATACTGGGTGATCGAGGgtaaaaatgcaatttatacttataaaaatctatcaaaaataataacaagaaactaaatagttctagaaacatctttgaTTAATGTTATTTCTATCAACACATTTTGTTATCACTTCAcattttttatgagttattgtgatatctattcaTGAccctatttaattattattttaattaattcgtaatattttttattcattatgattACTAAAAAGACctattttaacataaaaattcattacttaaaagtatagtttattattttcacCTTTATTTTGACTCTAATTTATGTACCTGAAAAGAAgcaattatgataaaattaatgtcacgacccaaaatgagtcgtgagtggcacccacgcttacctccttaggtggacgaaccaacacatctaaaccccaacatataccaatagttcaattataaataatacaaataatgtggaagctccaaaagatactaagcaaccaatttaagTAAGTTTCTAAAGATTAATACTTATCATTCCAAAATCTGATAGCCATCACGTCAAGGACCCCTATtttcaaattaccaagtctaagagtgtttaagaaaccaaaataagcaaaaagatggtccatgtccgaaattcaaagacgtcaagacgtgaatgagagaatccagcacgagctagaattgatagctcaccctgaactctgatgtgctggagactggctagagctgag
The sequence above is a segment of the Solanum lycopersicum chromosome 10, SLM_r2.1 genome. Coding sequences within it:
- the LOC138339069 gene encoding uncharacterized protein, which gives rise to MSDFSQGSLNITAYYTKIKGLWDELDTLNTKGICSCACDCDEKEKMMKAQQDERLIQFLMGLSEAYASVRSDILMISPLPSFNVAISLLIQDEKQREIFVSSYPAGNNSSYLVADGNAPPQYPAHGNRSQTPEYKSKKGNSSLICSHCMKVGHTVDKSYRIIGFPSDLKFTKSKRDPNAIRSNVVLPFDLPCFPNTLPNFAGIYGNQLTHEQVYQLVHLLNQDKITQPYANPVDQSAMVAYAGPLQ
- the LOC138338891 gene encoding uncharacterized protein, with product MTNFTTKSGSPSVVVSKIMDQSSSYFLHPSDSPGMSLVNSIFEGKGYGGWRRFMLIALSAKNKLGFTNGGRKIPAPSSPDLQSWNRCNDMVTSWLLNSLSRDIVDSVLYFKTAEELWNDLEIRFGQSNGA